A window of the Gossypium hirsutum isolate 1008001.06 chromosome A05, Gossypium_hirsutum_v2.1, whole genome shotgun sequence genome harbors these coding sequences:
- the LOC121228969 gene encoding uncharacterized protein, with translation MGLRAAIERKIRVLEVYRDFALVIYHLRGEWETRDSKLINYRGIVLGLIEKFDDITFNYLPRDENQKADTLATLASMINVSKQEDVKPIQMSICEASSYFYNMEEEERDDHPWYQDILRYVRNREYPDQATENDKRTLRRLTFLLIEVEIPSLRVLSELNLDEAEWIQSRYDQLNLVEKKRLRAIQHGQMYQKRMMQAYDKKVHPREFLEGDLVLKKIIPIQNDFRGQWMPN, from the exons atgggactccgCGCAGCCATAGAACGCAAGATCAGGGTGTTAGAAGTATATAGAGATTTCGCACTAGTGATCTACCAtcttagaggtgaatgggagacaagagactccaaattgattaattatcgagGCATAGTGCTAGGGTTAATTGAGAAGTTTGATGATATTACTTTCAATTATCTCCCGCGAGATGAGAATCAGAAGGCGGATACTTTGGCTactttggcttccatgatcaatgTGAGCAAACAAGAAGATGTAAAacccattcagatgagtatttgTGAAGCCTCATCTTATTTTTACAATATGGAGGAAGAGGAGagagatgatcacccttggtatcaagatatattgcgatacgtgagAAATCGTGAGTACCCTGATCAGgcaactgagaatgataaaaggacattGAGAAGGCTAACCT tTCTACTCATTGAGGTAGAGATACCTTCTCTCAGAGTTTTGTCAGAGTTGAatttagatgaagcagaatggatacagtctcgatatgatcaattgaaTTTGGTTGAGAagaagaggctaagagctattcagcatggtcagatgtatcaaaaaAGAATGATGCAGGCTTATGATAAAAAGGTTCACCCGAGAGAGTTTCTTGAGGGAGATCTAGTTCTGAAAAAGATCATTcctatacaaaatgattttagaGGACAATGGATGCCCAATTAG